The genomic stretch AAAATATTAAAATTGATAATCTAACCATATTGGAATGTAAATTGTCAAAATTTAAAGTTTGCTGATTGGTTTTTATATATTGATAATCTAACCATATTGGAATGTAAATAACGCGGTCGGCGCTGTCAAGGGGCAAATTGGAATAATTGATAATCTAACCATATTGGAATGTAAATTGATACGCTAACTGCAGGGGCTCTGGCTTCACTCTGATTGATAATCTAACCATATTGGAATGTAAATGGCTATTTGGTTGTCGTTAAGCCCTTTGGCCCTTAAATTGATAATCTAACCATATTGGAATGTAAATATGATTATAGCGATGTGTATGAAAAGACACGCGAGCATTGATAATCTAACCATATTGGAATGTAAATTTGGTCTTCTCCCACGCGAAAAGCGCAGCGGCCTCTATTGATAATCTAACCATATTGGAATGTAAATGACGGTGCGATCTTGCCTATTGTGACAGTGTAGGTCATTAATAATCTAACCATACTGGAAATTCCACATTAAAGCCTATCTATTAAGGTATAATTTTTGTGATTTGTGTTCGCGTTTTTGTTTAGGCGTTATATGCTTTACATTATTTTAACTTATTCTTTATAAAATAATTGCTAGGCGTTTTTTTTTGTGATATAATCTAAAAGGCTTTTTAAAGAGCCTTAAAAATACGCACCCGATAGCGATTCGGTTTTCGTTGCTTTTTGTAAAAATCTTTAAATTACAAAATGTTTAGACCGATAAAAAAATCGCGCGGGGAGGACTAAACGGAGGATTTTTTTTATGCCAGTAATTTCAATGAAGCAGTTATTAGAGGCGGGCGTGCATTTTGGGCATCCCACAAGAAAATGGAATCCCAAAATGAAACCATACATCTTCACCTCTCGTAACGACATTTACATCATCAATCTTGAATTAACAGTAGAATTAATTGACCAAGCTTACGCATTTGTTAAGCAACAAGTGACCGAAGGCAAATCGGTTTTGTTTGTTGGTACCAAAAAGCAGGCCGCGGAAGCTATCCAGCAAGAAGCCGAGCGCTGTGGACAGTTTTTTGTCAACACCAGATGGCTGGGCGGGACTTTAACCAACTTTACGACAATCCGTTCAAGAGTGGACCGCCTCAACAAACTAAACCAAATGGAAAAACTCGGCGAATTTGATTTGTTGCCCAAAAAGGAAGTGTTAAAACTTAAGGCGGAAAGAGACAAATTGCAGCATAATCTAGGCGGAATCAAAGAAATGCGCGCGCTACCAGGCGTAGTATTTGTAATTGACCCCAAAAAAGAACACATAGCTATAAGAGAAGCTCGCGCGATGAGAATTCCTATCGTGGGATTGGTGGACACCAATTGCGACCCCGATGAAGTGGATTATGTCATACCGGGCAATGATGACGCTATTAGGGCAATCAAGCTTATAGCGGGCGCGATCGCGGACGCGGTAATTGAAGCGCGCGAAGGCGAGCAAAGCGTTTCTCAAGAAGCCAAAACAGAAGACAGCGAAGATAATAACGAGGTTTCTATTGAAGAGTCTTTGGAAAATATTGATTTTGAGGCGATTGAAAAAGAGGACGACGAAGAAATAAAAGAAAAAGCGCCCAAGCGCGCCAAAAAAGCTGCGGCTGTAAAGGAAGAAGATGAAACAGCAAAAGCTTCAACTGTAAATGAAGACGATAAAGAAGCCGAACAAAAGTCTCAAAAACCGAAAAAAGCTTCAAAGGACGAAATTCAAGAAGAAATAAAACAAGACCAAAAATCCGAAAAAGAGGTAGCACAAAAAGAACCCGCGCAAGAAGAGGCGGAAGCGCCTGAAAAGGAAGCGGCCGAACAAATAGAGCCTCAAAAAGAAGAGCGCAAAGAAGAGCCCAAACAGCAAGAAGCAAAAGAAGAGGCAAAAGCCGAATAATAAAGCATTGTTTTTAACATAAATAAATAAAAAAAGGAGAACGCAATGGTTACAACTAAGGATATTCAAGAATTGCGTGCCAAGACAGGCGCCGGTATAGTTGATTGCAAAAACGCGCTTACCGAAGCCAATGGCGATATTCAAAAAGCAATAGAAATTTTGAGGGAAAAGGGCAAGGCTGCTGCAAGCCGCAAAGCTGGCAGGATAGCGGCTGAAGGGCTTGTAGATTCATATATTCATTTTGGCGGCAAGATTGGCGTTTTGGTAGAGGTCAATTGCGAAACGGATTTTGTCGCGCGTAGCGACGAGTTTAAAGAACTTGTCCACAATATAGCCATCCATATAGCCGCTGCCAATCCGCTTTATGTAAACATTGAGGATGTTCCGACAGCGGAATTGGAAAAAGAAAAAGAGATTTTAAAAGCCCAAGCTCTTAACGAAGGCAAACCCGCCAATGTCGTTGAAAAAATGGTAGAAGGCCGAATCAAGAAATATTACAAAGACGTGTGCCTTATGGAACAAGAATATGTAAAAGATCCTTCCAAGACAATAAAAGACTTGATTATTGAGGCGACGGCCAAAATTGGCGAAAAGATTTCTATAAGAAGGTTTGTCAGGATGGAAGTTGGCGAAGGGCTGGAAAAGCGGTCGGACAATTTGGCGGAAGAGGTTGCGAAACAAGTGGCAAGTATGAAGAATAAATAAACCCGCAAAGGACACATAAAATTTTGTGTCCTTTTTTTAAAGAAAATTTTGGCTTAACAAGTCAAAAATCTTTTGATATAATAGCATAAGGAGTTAGGTGTGAAGTATTCTAGAGTATTATTAAAAATAAGCGGCGAAGCGCTGGCAGGCGATGAAAAGTTTGGAATTAATCCGTCAGTAGTGCAGCATGTTGTAAAACAGCTCAAAATAATCCACCAAAAAGGTATCCAGATAGCGATTGTGATAGGCGGCGGAAACTTTTGGCGAGGACGGCAAGGGCAAAATATGGACCGCACTACAGCCGACCATATGGGCATGCTAGCAACCATTATTAACGCTCTTGCTTTGCAGGACGCGTGCGAAAAAGCCGATATCCCGACACGAGTCCAAACGGCCATAAGCGTTCCCGCCGTCGCCGAACCTTATATTTTACGCAAAGCCATTAGGCATTTTGAAAAAGGAAGGATTGTCATATTCGCTTGCGGCACGGGCAATCCTTATTTTACTACCGATACGGGCGCCGCTCTTAGGGCGGCTGAAATAGGCGCCGATGTAATTTTAATGGCTAAAAATATTGACGGCGTTTATGATTCCGACCCCAAGAAAAACTCGGGCGCGAAGAAGTTGGATGAGATATCTTATTTGGATGTAATCAATAAAGGGCTTAATCTTATGGATTCAACTTCTATTACAATGTGCATGGAAAACAAAATACCCATTATAGCTTTTGCTCTTGCTGAAGAAAACAGCATAGTAAAAGCCGCTTTAGGCGAAAAGATAGGAACTATAATAAAATAATTTACGGGGGTTTAAAAAAAATGGCAGCGGATATTGAAACAGTAAAGGATCATTTAACAAAATACGAAACAAAATTGACTAAAATTTTGGAAAGTTTCAAAAACGAGATGAACAGAGTTCGCGCGGGTCGCGCAAATCCTCATTTGTTAGATAAAATTATGGTTGATTACTATGGAACGCCAACGCCATTAAACCAAATGGCTAATATCAGCGTTCCCGAAGCCAGAATGATAACTATTTCCGTTTGGGATGTTTCGGCGATCAAAAATGTGACCAAAGCCATTATGGCTTCCGACCTTGGCATTACTCCGATTGACGATGGAAAAACTATAAGATTGGTTTTTCCTCAACCGACCGAAGAGCGCCGCAAAGAACTGGTGCGGAACGTAAAAAAGACCGCAGAAGACTTCAAAGTATCTATGCGCAATGAAAGAAGAGATGTTTTGGAAATTTTCAAAAAGTTAAAAAAAGACGGTAAATTAAGCGAAGACGAGTTGGCAACTCAAGAAAAAGAAGTTCAAAAAATAATTGATAAGTATATTGGCGAACTGGAAAAAGTTTTGGGCGAAAAAGAAAAAGAAATTTTGGAAATTTAAAATGGACTTAGTCGCGTTGCCGGTTGACAAGGCAATCAAGATTATAAAATCAAAAAATATGTCTTATGAAATAACCAGCATTAACTCGGCAAGCGATGGCGACCATATAGAAAGGGTGATAAGATATGCCGTATCGGGCAATAATGTTATATTGACTACGGCGTATTTTAAAAATAGCGTCAGGAACAATAATGAATGACCGACTACCTCAACATATTGCTTTTATAATGGACGGCAATGGGCGCTGGGCTTTGAAAAAGGGCTTGCAGCGCTCAATAGGGCATAGATACGGCGTAAAAGCATTAAAGCAAATTTTTGAATATGTTTTTGAATTGGGCATTAAGTATATGTCCATTTACGCGTTATCAAAAGAAAACCTCAAGCGCCCCAAAGAAGAAATCCAAACGCTTATGGAACTTCTGAACGAGTATATTGACGATTGCTTGCCTTTGCTTATCAAAAACAAAATAAGGCTCAATATTATGGGCGATATTAGCATATTGGACGCCCAAAGCCAGCAAAAAATAAAGCAAGCGCTAGAAGCCACCAAGCATTTTTCTGAAAGGGCGCTTAATATCGCCTTTAATTACAGCGGACGGGACGAAATAATAAAAGCCGTAAACCAAGCTATAAAAGACGGACACCGCGAGATTAACCAAGAGATATTTGAAAAATATCTTTATACCGCGGGCATTCCCGACCCGGATCTAATCATCCGCACAAGCGGCGAACAGCGTATAAGCAATTTTATGTTATATCAATCAGCTTACAGCGAATTATATTTTACAAAAACGCTTTGGCCAGATTTTAAAAAAAAGACGCTTGACGCCGCCTTAGAAGATTATAAAAATAGACATAGAAAGTTTGGGGATATACAATGAAAAAAAGAGTTTTAACAGGCGCGATAATTATTTTGATAATGGTCGGGGCGTTTTTGTTAAGGGAAATACATACGCTGTTTTTTGATTTGCTGATTGTGTTTATGATGATAATAGCGGGCATGGAAATGGCAAAAGCTTTGTCTAATAATTTTGATAGTCCGCTGTTGCCTGTTGTCGTGGTTTTCCCCGTAATGGCTTATGCGGTTTTTAGTGTTTCGGCTTTTTCATCCAATCATTTTGGTTCAGGCCTGAATATAGACGGTCTAGCATTGGTATTCTTGCTCGTGGGCGTGACCTTTTTGGCGATGATGATATTATCGTTTTTCAAAAAATCAATTGAAATGAATAATATTTTAACGACATTATTTATTATGATTTATCCGCAGTGTCTATTGGCTTGTTTGTTTGCTGTCAATAACACCCTGGACAAATGGTTTTCGCTTGTCCCTTTGGTTATTGTTTTCGGCGTCTCGGCTTTGTCGGATACTTCGGCTTATTTGATAGGGATAACATTCAAAGGCCCTAAACTCGCCCCCGAAATAAGCCCTAAAAAAACAATAAGCGGCGCAATAGGCGGGCTTTTGGGCGGCGTTATCGCGTCTTTGCTTGTTATGCTTTTGGGATATTATAAAATTGGCGATTTTAGATTGCTTAATTTATCTTTGGGTCTAAACTTTCTGAACTTTGTAATTTTAGGATTGTTTGGCTCGGTCTTTACTCAAATAGGCGATTTGGTTGCGTCTATAATCAAGCGCTCGGCAGGCATAAAAGATTACGGCTCGGTATTGCCTGGACACGGCGGCGTCATGGACAGATGCGACGGGCTTATGTTTAACGGCTTGTTTGTTTATACATATTTTTTGGTCTTACATATTTTTTCCATAGGAGCAATCGCCTAGATGAAAAGATTGGCCGTATTAGGCAGCAGCGGGACTATAGGCGCTTATGTGTTAAATGTCGCAAGAAAATATCCCCAAAAATTTAAAATCAAGTCATTATGCGTTTATAATAATATCCAAAGTCTAATCTCGTCAGCATGGGAGTTTTTGCCCG from Clostridiales bacterium encodes the following:
- the rpsB gene encoding 30S ribosomal protein S2; the protein is MPVISMKQLLEAGVHFGHPTRKWNPKMKPYIFTSRNDIYIINLELTVELIDQAYAFVKQQVTEGKSVLFVGTKKQAAEAIQQEAERCGQFFVNTRWLGGTLTNFTTIRSRVDRLNKLNQMEKLGEFDLLPKKEVLKLKAERDKLQHNLGGIKEMRALPGVVFVIDPKKEHIAIREARAMRIPIVGLVDTNCDPDEVDYVIPGNDDAIRAIKLIAGAIADAVIEAREGEQSVSQEAKTEDSEDNNEVSIEESLENIDFEAIEKEDDEEIKEKAPKRAKKAAAVKEEDETAKASTVNEDDKEAEQKSQKPKKASKDEIQEEIKQDQKSEKEVAQKEPAQEEAEAPEKEAAEQIEPQKEERKEEPKQQEAKEEAKAE
- the tsf gene encoding translation elongation factor Ts, with the translated sequence MVTTKDIQELRAKTGAGIVDCKNALTEANGDIQKAIEILREKGKAAASRKAGRIAAEGLVDSYIHFGGKIGVLVEVNCETDFVARSDEFKELVHNIAIHIAAANPLYVNIEDVPTAELEKEKEILKAQALNEGKPANVVEKMVEGRIKKYYKDVCLMEQEYVKDPSKTIKDLIIEATAKIGEKISIRRFVRMEVGEGLEKRSDNLAEEVAKQVASMKNK
- a CDS encoding UMP kinase; protein product: MKYSRVLLKISGEALAGDEKFGINPSVVQHVVKQLKIIHQKGIQIAIVIGGGNFWRGRQGQNMDRTTADHMGMLATIINALALQDACEKADIPTRVQTAISVPAVAEPYILRKAIRHFEKGRIVIFACGTGNPYFTTDTGAALRAAEIGADVILMAKNIDGVYDSDPKKNSGAKKLDEISYLDVINKGLNLMDSTSITMCMENKIPIIAFALAEENSIVKAALGEKIGTIIK
- the frr gene encoding ribosome recycling factor, translating into MAADIETVKDHLTKYETKLTKILESFKNEMNRVRAGRANPHLLDKIMVDYYGTPTPLNQMANISVPEARMITISVWDVSAIKNVTKAIMASDLGITPIDDGKTIRLVFPQPTEERRKELVRNVKKTAEDFKVSMRNERRDVLEIFKKLKKDGKLSEDELATQEKEVQKIIDKYIGELEKVLGEKEKEILEI
- the uppS gene encoding di-trans,poly-cis-decaprenylcistransferase; this encodes MNDRLPQHIAFIMDGNGRWALKKGLQRSIGHRYGVKALKQIFEYVFELGIKYMSIYALSKENLKRPKEEIQTLMELLNEYIDDCLPLLIKNKIRLNIMGDISILDAQSQQKIKQALEATKHFSERALNIAFNYSGRDEIIKAVNQAIKDGHREINQEIFEKYLYTAGIPDPDLIIRTSGEQRISNFMLYQSAYSELYFTKTLWPDFKKKTLDAALEDYKNRHRKFGDIQ
- a CDS encoding CDP-archaeol synthase; translated protein: MKKRVLTGAIIILIMVGAFLLREIHTLFFDLLIVFMMIIAGMEMAKALSNNFDSPLLPVVVVFPVMAYAVFSVSAFSSNHFGSGLNIDGLALVFLLVGVTFLAMMILSFFKKSIEMNNILTTLFIMIYPQCLLACLFAVNNTLDKWFSLVPLVIVFGVSALSDTSAYLIGITFKGPKLAPEISPKKTISGAIGGLLGGVIASLLVMLLGYYKIGDFRLLNLSLGLNFLNFVILGLFGSVFTQIGDLVASIIKRSAGIKDYGSVLPGHGGVMDRCDGLMFNGLFVYTYFLVLHIFSIGAIA